The window TCGCAAAAGCGTAGTTTTTCCGCACCCCGGCGGACCGGTAAGTAAAATCAGCCTCGACATAACTTTCTACCGGGCTTCGAGGGCAATCCCGGCAACCGTTTATCTCGTTGAACAAGTTCAACATAGACAATTTAATATGAAGACGTAATTTGTCAAGAATTACCTCTCTCCAAATACGAGCCGGTCACTTTTTGGTGTGAATATTAGGATTGTTTTTATCGAGTATAAAGCGATCGCATAGAATATTTTAGCTCTGCTTGATCTAAGTCCCGCAGGGTAGTATAGAAATCCAGCCAGTTGTCGATAATATAAAAGCGTGTCACTCAAAGGGGTAGTTTAACAGCATGGATTTTACCAGCTTACTTGAAAAAGTCGGTTCTCTCGAGGACAAGCTTATTGATCTGGATGTCAAGCTCGAATCCAAGAACGCCGAACTGATCGAGATCGCCCGCGTGGGGGCGATGATCACCTCCATTCTGGAACTGGATAATATACTTTCCGCTATGATGGAAATATCTCTCAGGCTCCTGGAGGCTGAGGTCGGATGTATCCTGAGCTTCGACAAGGGCAGGGTCGAAACCAGGGTCTCATGGGGAATTGATAATTCGCTGGTACAGATGATCAAGCTCGAGGGCGACATGGATATCGCCCAGTGGACACGTGGCACGGGCGAGACCGTAATTATCAATGAGTTTCCTCCCGAAAATGAAATCCCGGCCCAGATTACCTCGGTCATTTCCGCCCCGCTTAACTGCCATGATGAAACCATCGGGGTGCTGGTGGCGGTCAATAAATCCTCGGAGGATGGTTTCGGCGATGATGATCGGGCCATACTGGAAACCCTGGTAAATTTCGCCAGCGTGGCGATCGAAAATTCCAAGCTTCTGCAGGAACGGATAGTCAAGCAGAAACTGGAGGATGAGCTCTCGCTGGCCAATGAAGTCCAGAAGGCCCTGTTGCCTTCGGGAGATTACAATATCGAGGGTGCCGCGGTTTCGCATATCTATTTCCCGGCCGGCCATGTCGGGGGAGATTATTACGATATTATACCGATAACCTCCCGGGAATTTGTGGTAATTGTCGGTGATGTCTCCAACAAGGGAGTTCCGGCCGCCCTGATGATGACCGCGGTTCGTTCTGTCGTCCGCCACGAGGTACGTTCCAATACCGATGTGGCTCTGATCATGAACAAGATCAACCAGACCCTCTGCCATGATGTGATGCGCCGTGACGGGATGTTTATCAGCCTGGTTTTAGCGCATTATGATATAGATAAAATGGAAATGAATATCTCTAATGCCGGCCATCTGCCGCCTTTGTTTTACAATCCCTGGAAAGGTGAAATTAAACAGCTCATGAAGGGCGGGGTGATACTGGGGCAATTTGAAGAATGCGAGTACGTTTCGGAAGTGGTCAAACTCGAAAAAAATGACAAGCTGTTGATGTTCACGGACGGGATCACAGAGACCGAGAATGTTGCCGGACAGATGTATGGCCGGGAGGGCCTTCTGGAATTCACTAAAAAGAACAAATGGCTCGACGACAGAAAGTTTCTCAACAAGCTCAAACAAACCATCGACGAGTTTTCCAAGACGGGTGCTGAAATCCAATTCGATGATATCACCAGCGTGATGGTGTCAGTCAAGTAAAAGGGTGGGAGATGGAAGATAAGATTGCAATCTGCATTCCCAATCGCCTGGAATGCCTTAGATGGTTATACCCTGTCTGTGAAGCAGTCTTGCGAGAACTGCCTTTTTCAGAAAATTACCGGCTTAAACTCATGGTCGCCATCTCAGAAGGCTTCACAAATGCTTATTTGCACGGTAATCAGCAGAAGCCGGAAGCTCGAATCGACCTATCCTTATATATAGGTAAAAATTCGCTCAAGATTTTGATTGAGGATAGCGCATTCCTGCCGATAAAAGATACTGTAAACCGGGACAAGGACATAGTTGACCCTCAGGCAGTCAATGGCAGGGGCATATACCTGATGAAGAAAATAGCTGACGAGGCTTACTATGAATATGATCCGGCCGGAATCAACAGGCTCGTTATTATAAGCAGCTACGAAAATAAACACGAGGATATAACTGTCTAAAAAGGGAGATAGATTATGGAAATCTCAGTCAAGGAGCAGGAACAGTATCTGACTTTCAACCTGAAGGGACGATTGGACCTGACCAGTTCGACCGAACTCAAGGAGAAAGTCAAGGAATTTTTGAACCAGGGAAAGAAGAACATACTTCTGAACCTGTCCAAAGTCGATTTCATCAACAGTTCCGGCCTGGGTACGCTGGTGTCGACTCTTAAAGAAGTTCGTATGGTCAAGGGTCGCATAGCCTTGTGTTGCCTGGCTCCGTATGTCCAGGAAATTTTCGAAATCACTCAGCTTTCACACATCTTTGACATTTACACGACCGAAGACGAAGCTCAGCAGGCAGTTAGCCAGTTCAAAATGGCAGGTACAACCTAAACGAGGTGCTTTTTATGGAAAAGATCGATCCGCATCAGCAAGAATTGTTGAGCCTTCTGGTAAGCGGTGATCCAGATCAGAAAGAAGAAGCCTGCCTGCAACTGCGCGAATACGATAACGACACGACCAGGGCGGCCCTCGTGGCGCTTTTGGAAGATCCCGACAAAGTTATTCGCGAGCTGGCCGCAGAGGGGCTTATCGCCTTGAAAGGCGAGCAGTCAGCCGTGTTTCTGGTCGATTATCTCGGCCACGAGGATATCTCGGTCCGCAATATGGCCGCTGAGACACTGGCCAAGATCGGCACTGACAGCGTCATTCCGCTGATCGGAAAAATTCCCGATCCGGATAAAGATGTGCGCAAGTTTGCTGTCGATGTGCTCGGGTTGATCGGCGATGAACGCGCGGTTGCTCCCGTTATCAAGGCTCTCGATGATAAAAATCCGAATGTCGTCTGTTCCGCGGCGGAAGCCCTGGGGGAAATTGGGGTGCCGTCCGCTGTCGATGATCTTGTGCGTATCCTCAATGAAAACGAGGATGCCCGTTTGCAGGCGGCTGAGGCGCTGGGAAAAATTGGTGACCAGACAGCTTTCGATGCCCTGGTCAAGGCCCTCAAAAGCGACGATCCGGTAATGGTCTTCAGCGCTATCGATGCCATGGGCAATCTCAAAACCCTGGAAGCCGCGCCGTACCTTAAAGATCTGATGGAAGGCGCAGATGACGCACTCAAAGAAGCAATTATTTCGGCTTTAATAAAATTGGCCAAGTCTACCGACCGCTCGGTATTGCAGGATCTGCCCGCGCGACATCTGCAGGAATGCCTGTTCAAAGCCCTCACGGGCGATAACAAATCCAATAAGATGTTTGCCCTGGAGGAACTGGAGCATTGGGACGGGCCCTCAGTGGTGGAAAAACTGCTGGCGGTCCTGGAAGATCCGGATGATGATGTGCGTGCCAAAGCCAAGGAAGTCCTGCGGACTTTCGCGGTATCGGCCTCAGATCGTATCTCCCACGCTCTCCAGACCGGCAGTCCGGAATATATAGTGAACCTTCTCGAAACTATAGCCGCCACCGGTAATTCACGATTCGTTCACGATGTCATCAAGCTGGCTCATAACGAAGATCAGACTATTCGTGAAGAGGTTGCCTACTCACTGGGCAAAATCGGTGACCGTGGGGTTCTGGATGTTCTCTTTAAGATGGCCGATGATGAAGTCGGTCATGTCCGCAGTGCCGCCCTCAAGTCGATCGGCTGGATCGGTGGTGAGGTGGATGTCGAGAAGCTTTTCAAGTGGCTCGACGATGAGTATCCGGATGTGCGCGAGGCTTGCCTGGGTGCGCTGGTTTTGATCGGCGGTCCCAAGGTCATCAAGCGCTTCCATGATGATCTCGACCACAAGAACCTCGAACGCCAGAAGATGGCCGCCTCCGCTCTCGGGTGGATCGGTGAGGAGGATGTCGTCGAACCGCTGGTGTCGATTCTCAATCATCCGGAGTGGGAAGTGCGCCGTTCCGCGGTTGAATCGCTGGGACGAATCAAGTGCGAGCGAGCCCTCGAACCGCTCAAGGTGGCACTCTACGATGATCATCCCCAGGTCCGCAAGGCCTCGATCGATGCCATCGTGGCACTGGAGGGAAGCAAAGCATCCGAATCACTGATAATGCTTCTCGATGATTCGGATATCTGGGTTCGTTTTCATGCTATCAATGTCATCAGCCAACTCGAGGACCAGTCCATTACCGAGAAGATACTGGCGCTGTTGAATGATGAAAACGATATCATCCGGGTGGCGGCCGCCAAGGCGCTTTCAAACCTCAAAGACAAGCATTCACTGCCGATGCTCAAGCAGGTCGTCAATGATCCCAACCGGGATGTGGCCGAAGCGGCGGCGGAAGCTGTCAATGTGCTGGAGGGGAGTGTCTGATGGCGCGCATACTTGTTGTCGATGATGAACTTCTGATCCGTGATTTGCTCTATGACTTCTTCTCGTCACGGGATCATCAGATCGTTCTGGCCGAAACGGCACGCAAGGCCCTGGATACGCTTAAATCAGAAGAAGTCGACCTGATTTTGACAGACCTGAAGATGCCTGATTTGGACGGTATGGAGTTTATCCGGCAGGCCCGTGATCTGAGCGAGGACACTCCGGTTATCATCATGACCGGATTCCCCTCCATCGATTCGGTTATCGAAGCTCTGCGAATGAAGGTGTCAGATTATATCACAAAACCCTTTAACATAAACAGGCTGTTTGAAACCATTCAAAGAGTATTGGAAGAAAAGACGGTTGTAGCCAAATAGGAGAAACCATGTCAACCGAAAAAGTGCTAGTAGTGGATGATGAGTTATTTGTGCGGGAACTTCTCGACGAATATTTTTCAAAGTTGAAGTTTTCCGTCGACGTCGCCGAATCAGGCGAGGCCGCGCTCGAACTCGTCAGTGAAAACCACTACCAGGTTGCGCTTGTGGATCTGAAGATGACCGGGCTGGATGGTCTGGCGACACTGAAGCGTATTCGTGAAATTGACGCCGAAGTCGTCCTGATCCTGATGACCGGTTATCCCACGGTTGAATCTTCGATTGACTCGATTCGGGCGGGAGTCTACGACTATATAGTCAAGCCGTTTCGCCTCAATGAGCTCAAGGACCTCGTGACCGGGGCTATCAAGGAGTACGAGGTGCGACGCGAGATGACCCGCATGAAACAGAAAATCGACATGCTGGAAGCCTACCTCCAGCAGGCCGACAATGACTTCCCGAGTAAGTTCGGGGAGTTTCAGAAACAAGCGCAGGATTCGGAAAAACACCACAAAAAAACGCAGACCGCCAAAATGTCGGTTCGCGGTAAAATGGCTTAAATGAATGAATGGGCACAGCATTGAGTACGGGTATGAGTAAGAAACAGATGAATGCGACGATGTTCGCAAAAGGGGTACACAAACAGATAATGATAGCAGAGGCCTTCTGTTATCAGGAGGTTGCCGTATGCTGACTTCCAATCCAACGCAGCCGACCCTTTCAAATGAGGACTTTCTGGCTGTTCGCGATTTCATATATGAGAAATCGGGTATCTGGTTCGGAGAGAACAAAAAGTATCTTATAGAGAACAGGCTGGCCAAGCGGATTTCGGAACTGGGAATCGCCACTTACAAGGATTATTTCTACCGCGTCAAGTATGATACTTCGCTGAAGGAATTCGATGTCCTGATGAACCTGGTGACGACCAATGAAACCTCGTTTTTCCGTAACCCGCCACAGCTGAAAGCCTTTTCTGAAGAAGTTCTGCCGATGATCATAAAGGAGAAAAAAGAATCTCCCGGCTCCATAAAGAGGCTGAAAATCTGGTCAGCGGGATGTTCTACCGGAGAAGAACCCTACACTCTGGGAATAATCGCCCTCGAGCGCATGCACAGCATGACCGGCTGGAATATCGAAATCATTGCCAACGATATCTCCCAGCAGGTGCTCTACGCGGCACGCAAGGGGCTCTATCAGGAATCGACACTGCGGACCACAGATCAGCGCCTGATTGACAAGTATTTTACAAAGGAAGGAAACTTCTACCGGGTAAAAGATGAGGTCAAGCGGCTGGTGAAATTTAATCACGTCAATCTCAACGATGCCCGCCAGGTCGGGTCATTCAATGATTGCGACGCGATTTTCTGCCGCAATGTCATGATATATTTCTCCGACGATATCAAGAGATCGCTGGTGAAGCAGTTTTATAAATCACTGCGCGCGGGTGGCTTTTTCTTTATCGGCCATTCCGAAAGCCTGCACGGGATCTCGAAGTCGTTTAAACTGGAATATCTCAAAAACGCCCTGGTCTACAAAAAGGAAGCGACTCGTGTCGAGACCACACAAAAAGTGACTAACAAGGTGGCAGATTCGCACACCCATACGGTCGATACGCTTTCCAAGATCAGGGAGCTTTTGAACAAGAAGTAAACAATCGGTAACCTTCAAGAAGGTGAATACATATGAAGCAGACTATCATGATCGTGGATGATTCACCGACGGTTTTGAAGTTTGTTAGTTACAGTCTGAAAAACTCCGGGTTTAAGGTTATAACTGCTTCCGATGGGATGGACGCTCTGGAAAAGATTTCCTCCATTCAGGAGCATGTCGATATGGTCATAACCGATTTGAACATGCCGAACATGGACGGTTATGAGCTGATCTCGACATTGAGGCAGAACGAGCGCTTCAACACCACACCGATTATCATCCTCTCCTCCGAAGAGGACGATGCCGACCGCCAGAAAGGGTCGGAGGCCGGTGCCAGCGCTTACCTGACAAAGCCGTTTAAATCATCCGTGCTGTTGTACGAAGTCAGTAAATTTTTGTCCTGACTGTGAAAAAAAGTGAAGTGTAATATACAAAGGAGGCCGATGTGCAAAATCTTAAGATTTTAGCCGTCGACGATTCACCCACAATGCGCCGTATTATCATAAACACGCTCAAACGGGCAGGGTTCAATGATATTGCCGAGGCCACAGACGGCAAGGACGCCCTTGCGAAAATGCAGGTGGAGGAATTCAATTTTGTCATTACTGACTGGAATATGCCGGAAATGGATGGTCTTACATTCGTGACAAACCTGCGTTCCAACAAGGAATATGAATCGTTGCCGGTGCTGATGGTTACTACCAGGTCAGTCAAGGATGATATCGTCGAAGCCATGAAAGCCGGGGTAAACAGCTACATCGTCAAGCCGTTTACGCCTGAAACCCTGAAAGAAAAGATAATGCAGGTCTTAGAGGCCAAGTAGCTTTTCGGGGAGGACAAAAAATGGAAAATACTAAGATACTGGTTACAAAGATACAGGACGAGATCAAGGAACTGACCGATTCAATCAACGATGTGGTTGGTACCTTCAAGAAGATGCAGGCGCCCCTGGCTGAATCACAGGCTAAAGTTCCCGAGGCTACTCAACAGCTCGAAAAGATTACCGAGCAGACCGAGAACGCAACCCAGCAGGTGATCGACCGCGTCGAGAGCATCTCGAATATCTCTGAGGATATCGTCAACGAAATCGGTGTGCTCCGCAAGGCGCTCCCGGCTACGTATTTCAAGAACCGGTCAAAAATCAGGGATACGATCGGAAATATCGAAGGCAAAGCCCAGCAAAACCTGGATGACGCCTTCTTGATCTTAAACGCCCTGCAGTTTCAGGATATCACTTCACAGCAGATCCACCAGGCCTCTGTCCTGATGGAGGAAGTAGAACAGAAACTGCAGAACCTGCTGTCGGTTTTCGACGGCAAAGAAGGAATTGAAAAAATCAAGTCGATAGTCCAGGACAAGGCCTTCGATCCGGAAGCCAATTTCGGGGATATGTCCGACACCCAGAATCATGTCGACTCACTGGTCGCTTCTCTTTCCGATAAGGACGAGAAGTAGGCCGATAAAATCGTTTTTTGATCTTGATATATTAAGGAGGTCCGATGTCAGGAGATGTGGCTGAATTAGAAGAAATGCAGGCCATTGTTGAGGAATTTCTGGTCGAATCTGAAGAGCTGATCTCCAATCTCGATTCCGATCTGGTCACGCTTGAGAAGGAACCTGAGAACCTGGATCTGTTGAATCAAATCTTTCGATCAGCACACACCATCAAGGGCACTTCCGGATTTCTCGGATTTAATGACCTGATGAGCCTCACCCATGCTATGGAAGATGTGCTCAACCGTCTGCGTAAAGGAGAACTCAAAATTAATCCAGCAATCATGGATGTCCTTCTGGATTCTGTGGATGTTTTGAAATCGATGCTGGAAGATATAAAGGAGAATCGTGAAACTTCAGCGGATTTCAAACCGCTGGTCG of the Candidatus Zixiibacteriota bacterium genome contains:
- a CDS encoding response regulator, whose translation is MARILVVDDELLIRDLLYDFFSSRDHQIVLAETARKALDTLKSEEVDLILTDLKMPDLDGMEFIRQARDLSEDTPVIIMTGFPSIDSVIEALRMKVSDYITKPFNINRLFETIQRVLEEKTVVAK
- a CDS encoding protein-glutamate O-methyltransferase CheR translates to MLTSNPTQPTLSNEDFLAVRDFIYEKSGIWFGENKKYLIENRLAKRISELGIATYKDYFYRVKYDTSLKEFDVLMNLVTTNETSFFRNPPQLKAFSEEVLPMIIKEKKESPGSIKRLKIWSAGCSTGEEPYTLGIIALERMHSMTGWNIEIIANDISQQVLYAARKGLYQESTLRTTDQRLIDKYFTKEGNFYRVKDEVKRLVKFNHVNLNDARQVGSFNDCDAIFCRNVMIYFSDDIKRSLVKQFYKSLRAGGFFFIGHSESLHGISKSFKLEYLKNALVYKKEATRVETTQKVTNKVADSHTHTVDTLSKIRELLNKK
- a CDS encoding anti-sigma factor antagonist (This anti-anti-sigma factor, or anti-sigma factor antagonist, belongs to a family that includes characterized members SpoIIAA, RsbV, RsfA, and RsfB.), which translates into the protein MEISVKEQEQYLTFNLKGRLDLTSSTELKEKVKEFLNQGKKNILLNLSKVDFINSSGLGTLVSTLKEVRMVKGRIALCCLAPYVQEIFEITQLSHIFDIYTTEDEAQQAVSQFKMAGTT
- a CDS encoding response regulator, with protein sequence MSTEKVLVVDDELFVRELLDEYFSKLKFSVDVAESGEAALELVSENHYQVALVDLKMTGLDGLATLKRIREIDAEVVLILMTGYPTVESSIDSIRAGVYDYIVKPFRLNELKDLVTGAIKEYEVRREMTRMKQKIDMLEAYLQQADNDFPSKFGEFQKQAQDSEKHHKKTQTAKMSVRGKMA
- a CDS encoding SpoIIE family protein phosphatase, with protein sequence MDFTSLLEKVGSLEDKLIDLDVKLESKNAELIEIARVGAMITSILELDNILSAMMEISLRLLEAEVGCILSFDKGRVETRVSWGIDNSLVQMIKLEGDMDIAQWTRGTGETVIINEFPPENEIPAQITSVISAPLNCHDETIGVLVAVNKSSEDGFGDDDRAILETLVNFASVAIENSKLLQERIVKQKLEDELSLANEVQKALLPSGDYNIEGAAVSHIYFPAGHVGGDYYDIIPITSREFVVIVGDVSNKGVPAALMMTAVRSVVRHEVRSNTDVALIMNKINQTLCHDVMRRDGMFISLVLAHYDIDKMEMNISNAGHLPPLFYNPWKGEIKQLMKGGVILGQFEECEYVSEVVKLEKNDKLLMFTDGITETENVAGQMYGREGLLEFTKKNKWLDDRKFLNKLKQTIDEFSKTGAEIQFDDITSVMVSVK
- a CDS encoding response regulator: MKQTIMIVDDSPTVLKFVSYSLKNSGFKVITASDGMDALEKISSIQEHVDMVITDLNMPNMDGYELISTLRQNERFNTTPIIILSSEEDDADRQKGSEAGASAYLTKPFKSSVLLYEVSKFLS
- a CDS encoding response regulator, producing MRRIIINTLKRAGFNDIAEATDGKDALAKMQVEEFNFVITDWNMPEMDGLTFVTNLRSNKEYESLPVLMVTTRSVKDDIVEAMKAGVNSYIVKPFTPETLKEKIMQVLEAK